The sequence below is a genomic window from Salinispira pacifica.
ATGCTTTACAATGCGGACAAAACTGCTGCCCTGCAGGTCGGCGCATGGTGGGAGCTTCTTGGACCCTGTCTTGCACTGATCATGCTGGGTTCCGGACTGACGCTTATCAACTTCTCCATAGATGAACTGTCCAACCCCAAGCTCAAGGCACAACGCATCATGGCCGGGTATTACAAAGAAAAGAAGAAAGAGGAACGGCTTGCTGAGCGGCATGCCCGCCGCGCTGCGGCAAACGGCAGTGTTCTTCCAACCGACGGTGGAGGGATTAAAGAATGAAGAATGTACTCGAAGTAAGCAATCTCTCCGTCGATTATGTGACCCTCAACGGAAGCGTCCGGGCCGTTGACGATGTGAGCTTTTCCATCGGCGAAGAGCAAAGCCTCGGTCTGGCAGGTGAGTCGGGATGCGGCAAGAGCACCATCGCATACTCACTCATGAGGCTCCATCGGCCTCCCGCATTAATTGCAGAAGGCGATATCCGGCTGGGCGGAGTGGATGTGCTTGCCCTCAACGACGAACAACTGAGAATGTTTCGCTGGCAGCAGGTCAGCATGGTGTTTCAGTCGGCGATGAACTGTTTAAATCCGGTGGTCCGCCTGGAAAAGCAGTTTTTTGAAATCTTCCGTTACCACGGTATTACCAAGGACAAGGAAGATGCCCGGCAGAGATCGGCAAGGCTACTCGAACTTGTGGGCATACCCTCCGACCGTCTGCGGGATTACCCCCATCAGTTTTCCGGAGGAATGCGCCAAAGGGCGGTAATCGCCATGGCACTGGCCCTCCGGCCCCGGCTTCTCATTCTCGACGAGCCGACCACTGCCCTCGACACCGTTGTTCAGCGCGATATTCTCCAGCGGGTCTACGAATTAAAGAAGGAATTCAAGTTCTCAATTCTTTTTATCACCCACGACCTGAGTCTGATGATGGAATTCTGCGATATCGTTGCGATTATGTACGCCGGTAAAATCGTCGAACAGGCTCCGGCGCAGACCATATTACACACACCAAGGCATCCTTACAGCTACGGGCTGAAGAACTCATTTCCCAGCCTTCAGGGCGACATCGAATATATGGAAGGCATACCGGGATCGCCCCTCGATCTTAAAAAAATACCCAAGGGCTGTCGCTTTGCGGCCCGTTGTTTCAAAGCCACCGATGTGTGCCGTGAGCTTGTTCCCGAGCGCCGTCATGTAGGCGACGACTTCTTCGATTGCCACAATCCCCTTCAACCGAGCGAGGCATAACTATGGAGAAAGAAGTACTTTTCTCAGTAAGAAATCTCACCATGGACTTTACCATCGGCGGGAAAACATTATTTTCACGGAGCCGGACGCTGCGGGCCCTCAACGATATCAGCTTTGATATTCACAAGGGCGAGTCGCTGGCCGTTGTGGGCGAATCGGGGAGCGGCAAATCGACGATCTGTCGAATCGCCATGGGATTCTACAAGCCCACCGAAGGGGTGATGAAGTTTGAGAACATGGACGTTCACAAACTCAGTCCTGCGCAGAAACGCATATACAAACAGCGCTCCCAGATGATCTTTCAGGACCCCTTTTCGTCATTAAATCCCCTTCACAATATCTATTATCATCTCAAGCGGCCCCTGCAGTTGTATTATAAAATGAGCCGGAATGAGATGAGGGAGCGGATGGATGAGACTCTTGAACTGGTTGGACTTGTTCCGGCCCATGAGCAGGGGCAGAAGCATCCTCATCAGCTTTCGGGAGGACAAAAACAGCGGGCTTTTCTCGCGCGCATTCTGGCGGTCGGCGCCGATCTTATTTTTGCCGATGAGCCGACCTCAATGCTCGATGTCTCCATTCGCCTCGGCGTACTCAATCTCATGAATCGCCTCAAACGCGATCTTGGCAAGTCCTTCCTCTACATCACCCACGACATCGCAACTGCCCGATATTTTTCCGACCGGATTATTGTACTATATGCCGGACACATGGTTGAATGGGGGGATGTTGATATGGTTGTGAAGGAACCGAAGCATCCCTATACCCGGCTCCTGGTTTCTGCTGCACCCGATCCCGAGCGGGAAGGACCTGCAGAGCTCGAAGTCCGCAAGGACGAGGAAACCGAAATAACAATGTGGACCCCCGAGCGGACAGGCTGCCCCTTTTACAGCCGATGTCCGGTTGCTGAAGACCGATGCAGGCAACAATTCCCCGAAGCACGGGAGGTCGATCCGGGTCGCTTTATCCGCTGTATACACGGTTGATCTGAATAGCTGCGATCAGGGTGGAGGAAGAT
It includes:
- a CDS encoding ABC transporter ATP-binding protein → MKNVLEVSNLSVDYVTLNGSVRAVDDVSFSIGEEQSLGLAGESGCGKSTIAYSLMRLHRPPALIAEGDIRLGGVDVLALNDEQLRMFRWQQVSMVFQSAMNCLNPVVRLEKQFFEIFRYHGITKDKEDARQRSARLLELVGIPSDRLRDYPHQFSGGMRQRAVIAMALALRPRLLILDEPTTALDTVVQRDILQRVYELKKEFKFSILFITHDLSLMMEFCDIVAIMYAGKIVEQAPAQTILHTPRHPYSYGLKNSFPSLQGDIEYMEGIPGSPLDLKKIPKGCRFAARCFKATDVCRELVPERRHVGDDFFDCHNPLQPSEA
- a CDS encoding ABC transporter ATP-binding protein, with protein sequence MEKEVLFSVRNLTMDFTIGGKTLFSRSRTLRALNDISFDIHKGESLAVVGESGSGKSTICRIAMGFYKPTEGVMKFENMDVHKLSPAQKRIYKQRSQMIFQDPFSSLNPLHNIYYHLKRPLQLYYKMSRNEMRERMDETLELVGLVPAHEQGQKHPHQLSGGQKQRAFLARILAVGADLIFADEPTSMLDVSIRLGVLNLMNRLKRDLGKSFLYITHDIATARYFSDRIIVLYAGHMVEWGDVDMVVKEPKHPYTRLLVSAAPDPEREGPAELEVRKDEETEITMWTPERTGCPFYSRCPVAEDRCRQQFPEAREVDPGRFIRCIHG